From one Rosa rugosa chromosome 4, drRosRugo1.1, whole genome shotgun sequence genomic stretch:
- the LOC133707156 gene encoding pentatricopeptide repeat-containing protein At5g65560-like — protein sequence MAETSSPNSSADDLKNHVMKIFEEATKDCEDECLKRVFGTIGRSYDSLNDYSIMLFNSMADTGIIDRAREMFKPVSDLGILSPVAVFTIVIMLYVGERKAKSALKVFQHMIATGVNPACYTYVQLITVLATDFSNVKFLRYAKKYFLEMLDKGMKPSPTPFWKIMEAIAYREPVEKAKEFLEQIKAKGFVPSDSGFHYKEAYLAEGMQTLKMYADLVHNETIDKDVRKYFYVLRACPGHAEKLGSIMYSALIDDGNIDEATEFFNEVEETGIEPMVLIYTAVIGAYLSFGKTKGALEAYLAMLAAGVAPNSYTYTVLIKGLSADPNFFGDAKKYLLEMMDKGKRPNAATFTVVIEGFAKQEDKVAEEEGKEFVQVMMDKGFVPNAKAMMEVLKGRPTSVIRSAVSIVLSTLKQ from the coding sequence ATGGCGGAAACTAGTTCCCCCAATTCTTCTGCTGATGACCTCAAGAACCATGTAATGAAGATTTTCGAGGAAGCCACCAAAGACTGTGAGGACGAGTGCTTGAAAAGAGTATTTGGCACCATTGGGAGGAGCTACGATTCCCTTAACGATTATTCGATTATGTTGTTCAATTCTATGGCAGATACCGGCATCATTGACAGAGCTAGAGAGATGTTTAAGCCTGTCTCTGACTTGGGCATTCTGTCTCCAGTGGCTGTCTTCACCATTGTGATTATGCTCTACGTCGGTGAGCGCAAGGCCAAGAGTGCTCTCAAGGTTTTCCAGCACATGATAGCCACTGGTGTCAACCCCGCCTGCTACACTTATGTTCAACTCATCACTGTACTTGCAACAGACTTTTCCAATGTAAAGTTCCTTAGGTATGCCAAGAAGTATTTTCTTGAAATGTTGGATAAGGGGATGAAGCCCAGTCCTACACCCTTCTGGAAGATTATGGAGGCCATTGCCTACCGAGAGCCAGTGGAGAAGGCCAAGGAGTTCCTTGAGCAGATAAAAGCCAAGGGGTTCGTGCCTTCCGACAGTGGTTTTCACTACAAAGAAGCCTACCTCGCCGAAGGAATGCAAACACTGAAGATGTATGCTGATCTTGTCCACAATGAGACCATTGACAAGGATGTTAGAAAGTACTTCTACGTGTTGCGCGCCTGCCCTGGCCACGCTGAAAAACTGGGGAGCATAATGTACAGTGCTTTGATAGATGATGGAAATATAGACGAGGCCACAGAGTTCTTTAACGAAGTTGAGGAGACGGGTATAGAGCCCATGGTCCTAATCTACACCGCTGTTATTGGAGCCTATCTCTCGTTTGGCAAGACCAAGGGTGCTCTGGAGGCATACCTGGCCATGTTAGCTGCTGGGGTTGCCCCCAACTCCTACACTTACACCGTTTTAATCAAGGGACTCAGTGCTGACCCCAACTTCTTTGGAGATGCCAAGAAGTATTTGCTCGAGATGATGGACAAGGGGAAGCGACCCAATGCTGCTACCTTCACTGTGGTGATAGAGGGCTTTGCAAAGCAGGAGGACAAGGTAGCTGAGGAGGAGGGAAAAGAGTTTGTGCAGGTAATGATGGATAAGGGGTTTGTGCCTAATGCGAAGGCAATGATGGAGGTTTTAAAGGGTAGACCAACATCGGTAATTAGAAGTGCCGTGAGTATTGTCCTTTCCACCTTGAAGCAGTGA